One Xenopus tropicalis strain Nigerian chromosome 8, UCB_Xtro_10.0, whole genome shotgun sequence genomic window carries:
- the LOC100492080 gene encoding uncharacterized protein LOC100492080 — translation MGSKAIQGNAYCAIIPFFLGATAAHELITYENATSGTIGQSVLLPISYRLARQFASYTIQWETGNWTILYYRVTNSTTDPQGCPTWENGKATIFHKYKGRVQFFGLNGSLILWDLQLNDTGSYRVVLTSTGNITEKQIRVTITETPISSDAQKMPNLETIIIRTILCFCVVFVLVFLIIRCECQPASQMDRCTTCPTQGWTHTIVSFVQTSSPREEIDRE, via the exons ATGGGGTCCAAGGCA ATACAAGGTAATGCTTATTGTGCCATTATACCTTTCTTTTTAGGGGCCACAGCAGCGCATGAACTGATCACTTATGAGAATGCTACATCAGGCACCATAGGTCAGTCTGTGCTCCTGCCCATCTCCTATAGGCTCGCCCGTCAGTTTGCCAGTTATACCATCCAATGGGAGACAGGCAACTGGACCATTCTGTACTACAGAGTAACAAACAGCACCACTGATCCGCAAGGATGTCCTACATGGGAAAATGGGAAGGCGACAATATTCCACAAGTACAAGGGCCGAGTTCAGTTCTTCGGGCTCAATGGTTCCCTCATTCTCTGGGACCTGCAGCTGAATGATACTGGCAGTTATCGGGTCGTACTCACAAGTACTGGGAACATCACTGAAAAGCAAATCAGGGTGACAATCACAGAGACTCCAATATCTTCAG ACGCACAAAAGATGCCCAACTTGGAAACCATCATTATCCGCACTATTCTCTGTTTCTGTGTTGTATTTGTGTTGGTTTTTCTTATCATACGGTGTGAATGCCAGCCTGCCAGCCAAATGGACAGATGCACAACTTGCCCAACACAGGGATGGACACACACTATTGTTTCATTTGTTCAGACCTCCAGCCCAAGAGAGGAGATAGACAGAGAGTGA